Proteins from a single region of Aythya fuligula isolate bAytFul2 chromosome 3, bAytFul2.pri, whole genome shotgun sequence:
- the TMEM178A gene encoding transmembrane protein 178A: MGRTKVYDKGIAQKCSSIEYHFSQPKHLHNILINLTKMIQQNKWHLLHKEGTSTVTTTFYFSVLVATDLRSFLGTAAAVLCRCIVAAVSFFWEKSLTQHVTGCLFLMTGNGNAAIFCTVSLRPHAASTAHDLNYFPQFIYSLPDDTEHGYNCSVFWAWCSRGFIAAGRCLCTANSFISRSKMMQLKSTRESSV; the protein is encoded by the exons ATGGGAAGGACAAAGGTGTACGACAAGG GCATCGCTCAGAAATGCAGCTCCATCGAGTACCACTTCTCCCAGCCAAAACACTTACATAACATCCTCATCAACCTGACGAAGATGATCCAGCAGAACAAATGGCATCTGCTCCATAA GGAAGGAACGTCCACAGTAACAACCaccttttatttctcagttttggTGGCAACAGACTTGAGAAGTTTCCTGGGCACGGCTGCAGCTGTTCTCTGCAGGTGCATTGTGGCCGCAGTCAGCTTCTTTTGGGAGAAAAGCCTCACCCAACACGTCACAGGTTGTCTGTTCCTGATGACAGGTAATGGTAATGCTGC CATATTTTGCACCGTATCTCTGCGCCCTcatgcagccagcactgcacaTGACCTGAACTACTTCCCCCAGTTCATCTACAGCCTTCCTGATGACACAGAACATGGATACAACTGCTCTGTATTTTGGGCCTGGTGCAGTCGGGGATTTATAGCAGCAGGCAGGTGTCTTTGCACAGCTAACTCTTTCATTAGCAGGAGCAAGATGATGCAGCTGAAGTCCACCAGAGAATCCTCTGTGTGA